A single region of the Jatrophihabitans sp. GAS493 genome encodes:
- the fliD gene encoding flagellar filament capping protein FliD codes for MAAFSISGLASGIDTASLISQLMVVAAAPQTQLKTQLNTENSVIAAYQAINTKIAAVQTAAEALKSASTWSAATVASSNTSVVATASATAAAGSSATFDVTQVARAQTSTFATAGGVVISGTPPNFTITTGGNTTSITAASGTPAAVAAAINSAGVGVRASVVNTDAGPILQLTSTGTGTANSFTTSGLDSPQQDVVTAQNAQITVGDPNNGGYTVSSSTNTFTDVIPGVTFTVSSLATGVNLSLSSDSAGMSSKVQALVDSVNAAFTIIGQATAQGGILPSDSLSTKLQQSLLSTVAQGFSGGSFNQYGVTLTSTGQVTFDSAAFANAYSADPAGTQAALGTALGGAYDTLGIAATDSVKGSLTLAVKNDQATAADYTKQISKWDSKLADMQTALTAKYSAMESALSKLQSESTWLTSTLASIDGSKSSSSS; via the coding sequence ATGGCAGCCTTCAGCATCTCGGGCCTGGCCTCGGGCATCGACACCGCCTCGCTGATCTCTCAGCTGATGGTCGTCGCCGCCGCGCCGCAGACCCAGTTGAAAACTCAACTCAACACCGAGAACAGCGTGATCGCCGCCTACCAGGCCATCAACACCAAGATCGCTGCTGTGCAGACCGCCGCCGAGGCCCTGAAGTCCGCCTCGACGTGGTCAGCCGCCACGGTCGCCTCCTCGAACACCTCCGTGGTTGCCACGGCTTCGGCCACCGCCGCTGCCGGCTCCTCGGCCACCTTCGACGTCACCCAGGTCGCCCGCGCCCAGACGAGCACCTTCGCCACCGCTGGCGGAGTCGTCATCAGCGGCACGCCGCCGAACTTCACCATCACCACCGGTGGGAACACCACCTCGATCACCGCCGCGTCGGGAACCCCAGCCGCGGTCGCCGCCGCGATCAACTCGGCCGGTGTCGGGGTGCGCGCCTCCGTGGTGAACACCGACGCCGGCCCGATTCTGCAGCTCACCTCGACCGGAACCGGCACCGCGAACTCCTTCACCACGAGCGGCTTGGACAGCCCCCAGCAGGATGTCGTCACCGCCCAGAACGCGCAGATCACCGTCGGCGACCCGAACAACGGTGGCTACACGGTGTCGAGCTCGACCAATACTTTCACCGATGTCATCCCCGGCGTCACCTTCACGGTGAGCTCGCTGGCGACCGGCGTCAACCTCTCCCTCAGCAGTGACTCGGCCGGAATGAGCAGCAAAGTTCAGGCTCTTGTCGACTCGGTGAACGCCGCCTTCACGATCATCGGCCAGGCCACCGCCCAGGGCGGCATCCTGCCCAGCGACTCGCTCTCCACCAAGTTGCAGCAGTCGCTGCTGTCGACGGTGGCCCAGGGTTTCAGTGGCGGCAGCTTCAACCAGTACGGCGTCACGCTCACCTCGACCGGCCAGGTCACCTTCGACTCGGCCGCGTTCGCGAACGCGTATTCGGCTGACCCGGCCGGTACCCAGGCCGCGCTCGGGACCGCCCTCGGCGGCGCCTACGACACGCTCGGGATCGCCGCGACCGACTCGGTCAAGGGCTCACTCACCCTCGCGGTGAAGAACGACCAGGCGACGGCCGCCGACTACACCAAGCAGATCAGCAAGTGGGACAGCAAGCTGGCCGACATGCAGACCGCCCTGACCGCGAAGTACTCGGCCATGGAGTCGGCGCTGTCCAAGCTGCAGTCGGAGTCGACCTGGCTCACCTCGACGCTGGCCAGCATCGACGGCAGCAAGAGCTCCTCCAGCTCGTAA
- a CDS encoding flagellin gives MSLRINTNTAAMDAYRSLSTNQANLQDAFQKLSSGLRINKAADDASGLAISQGLTSQINGLTQAVSNANDGINVAQIADGAMATQQSILQRMNTLAVQASNGTQDTNSLAAIQSEVVALNAQLDSISASTAFGGKTLLDGANSPMVFQVGATSASTDQVTLTLSATDSTTLGTSGVDMSTTSGAQAALATIATALTTLSTDRAGVGATQNQLNYTVSNLQSTIQNVTASRSNITDADLATEVTTMTQAQILTSAATSVLAQANSAPQSILKLLQ, from the coding sequence ATGAGTCTTCGTATCAACACCAACACCGCGGCAATGGACGCCTACCGCAGCCTCAGCACCAACCAGGCCAACCTGCAGGACGCGTTCCAGAAGCTCTCCTCCGGTCTGCGCATCAACAAGGCAGCCGACGACGCTTCCGGCCTGGCCATCAGCCAGGGCCTGACCAGCCAGATCAACGGACTGACCCAGGCTGTCAGCAACGCCAACGACGGCATCAACGTCGCCCAGATCGCTGATGGCGCCATGGCCACTCAGCAGTCCATCCTGCAGCGCATGAACACGCTCGCCGTGCAGGCCTCCAACGGCACCCAGGACACGAACTCGCTGGCCGCAATCCAGTCCGAGGTCGTCGCCCTGAACGCGCAGCTCGACAGCATCTCCGCCAGCACCGCTTTCGGCGGCAAGACGCTGCTCGACGGCGCCAACAGCCCGATGGTGTTCCAGGTTGGTGCCACCTCGGCGTCCACCGACCAGGTCACCCTCACGCTGTCGGCGACCGACTCGACGACCCTCGGTACCTCGGGTGTCGACATGAGCACCACCTCTGGTGCCCAGGCTGCCCTCGCCACCATCGCGACCGCTCTGACGACCCTGTCGACGGACCGCGCGGGTGTCGGTGCCACGCAGAACCAGCTCAACTACACGGTGAGCAACCTGCAGAGCACCATCCAGAACGTCACCGCATCGCGCTCGAACATCACCGATGCAGACCTGGCGACCGAGGTCACCACCATGACCCAGGCCCAGATCCTGACGTCCGCGGCTACCTCGGTGCTGGCTCAGGCCAACTCCGCGCCGCAGTCCATCCTCAAGCTGCTCCAGTAG